The genomic stretch TGCTGCGCGACAGCGCAGCCCGGAAGGGCTGGGTGATCTCCCACAGGGACCCCACGGTATTCAGGCTTGTGGTGGTCCTGTAGCGGCTTTAGCCGCGAAGAGGCCGGTACAGGCGAAGGCTGTCTAGCGGCCGAAGCGCATCGGCCAGCCCACCACTTTCTTCGTCCGTGGCGTCGCATAGGTGCGCACTTTGGACGTGCTCAAACCCATGCGCACCAGCGATTCGGCAATGGTCACCGCTGCACTCACACCATCCACCACCGGCACGCCGGTGCGTTGGCGAATCTGCTCGTCCAGCCCGGCCATGCCGCCACAACCCAGGCAGATCACCTCGGCCTTGTCGTCACGCACGGCGCGTTCGGCCTGCCCGACAATCGCCTCCACGGCCCGCAGCGGGTCGGCTTCCAGTTCCAGCACCGCCAGCCCGCTGGCTCGCACCGAGGCACAGCGGTCATACAGGCCCGAGAGCTTCAGGCGGTCCTCGATCAGTGGCACGGTGCGGTCCAGCGTGGTTACTACGGAATAGGCGTGGCCCAGGTACATTGCCGTGCTGGCGGCGGCGTCGGTAATGTCCACCACAGGCACGTTGAGCAGTTCCTGCAGGCCTTCGCGGCCATGTTCGCCATAACCGGCCTGGATCACGGCATCGTAGGGCCCTTCAAAGGCCAGGACCCGGTCCATCACCGCGATGGCCGCCAGGTAGCTCTCGAAGTTGCCCTCCACCGATTCGGCGCCGAACCAGGGCGTGAGGCCGACGATTTCGGTGCCGGGTGCGGCCACCGCACGGGCCTGCTCGGCAATGGCGTGGGTAATGGCTTCGGTGGTGTTGACGTTGGCGATCAGAATACGCATGGGCAGTCCTCCTTGATTAATGGCCGCTGTGGTCGACGGCGATGCACTCGCCGCTGACGTCGTGGTAGTGGCGGTTACGTGGCGCGATCAGCAGGTACAGGGCGGCGGCGATGCCGGCACCGATCAGCCAGGAGAACGGCGCGATACCCTGGAAGTTGGGCACCAGGGCCAGCACGATGGCCAGCAGTGCGGCCGGCACGAAGGCGGCCACGGCGCGCAGGTTGATGCCCTTGCTGTAGTGATAGGCACCGGCCGGGTGCTCGGTATACAGCTCTGGCACGTTGATGCAGCCTTTGCGCAGCAACCAGTAGTCGGACATGATCACGCCGTACAGCGGGCCGAGCAGGGCGCCCAGGCCCGACAGGAAGTACACGATCACCAGCGGGCTGTTGTACAGGTTCCACGGCAGGATCAGCACCGCCAGGGTGGCACTGATCAGCCCGGCACGGCGGAAGTTCAGGTGGCGCGGCGCCAGGTTGCTGAGTACGAAGGCCGGGGCGACGAAGTTGGCCATGATGTTCACCGCCACGGTGACGATCAGGAAGGCCAGGCAGCCGAGCACCAGGAATGGCGTGCTGGGTATGGCGGCGACGATCTGCGTCGGGCTGTCGATGATGTGGCCGTTGATCTGGAACTGCGCGCCGCACAGCACCACGGTGATCACGGCGAACACCAGGATGTTCACCGGCAGGCCCCAGAAGTTGCCGACGCGGATGGTCTTGCGGCAAGGCGAGGAGCGGGCGAAGTCACAGAAGTTCAGCACCAGGGTGCCGTAGATCGCCAGCCACAGTGCGCCGCCGGCAAAGATGTTGCGCCACATCTCGTAGCCGGTCAGCGGGGTAGCCACCGACCAGGCAATGCGCGCGTCGGCCTTGAAGTACATGAACACCGCCAGGGCGGCGACGGTCAGCAGGATCACCGGCCCGGCAAAGGCCTCGTAACGGCGCACCATCTCCATGCCGTAGGCCAGGATCACCAGTTGTACCAGCCAGATCGACACGAAACACACCCAGCCCAGGCTCGACAGGCCGAGGATGCTGTCGTGGTCGTAGGCTGCCAGTTGCGGCCACACGGCGGTGAGCAGCACCCGCAGCACCACCGATGCCAGGTAGGTCTGGATGCCGAACCAGGCGATGGCGATGACGGCACGGATCAGCGCCGGTATCTGCGCGCCGTGGATGCCGAAGGCAATGCGGCTGATGACTGGAAACGGCACCCCGGTTTTTTGACCCATGTAACCCGACAGGTTCATGAAGAAGTACACCAGTGCCGCGCCGATGGCCAGCGACAACAGAATTTGCCAGCCACCCAGGCCGAGGGCGAACAAGCCCATGGCGAACGAATAGTTGGCGATATTGTGCACATCGTTTGTCCACAGCGCGAAGATGCTGTAGCCGCCCCAGCGACGGCCTTCCATTCGGGTTGGCGCCAGGTCGCGGTTATGCAGGCGCGGGCTGAGAACAAGGTCCGGCTGGTGACCGGCAAGCGTGGAACTCGGGTGTGTGCTGGCGACGGATTGTTCAGGGGCAAGGTCGAGGCTGCTACTCATTCCGGCGGGCTCCTGATGCACATGGACTGCGATGAGCGGGCATGCGCACGGGCTCGCCATCTCGTCGGTGCAGCGTTGGCATCACAGGGTTATGGGCGCGGCGGCCGACATTGGGTCGGCGTCGCGGATTCTTGTGTATCTATGTTTTGTTTAAGTTGTATACAAAACACGAACACACAAAAGCGAGTTCCATGCCAAGGGAAGCGCAGGTTTCAATAGGTGATCATTTCGAACTTATCTTGTTCAAAGGTAAGTTAATGAAATACAGAGAATATAAGTTGACCAAATGAACAAGTTATATTTTTTGAAAGATTGATTAGTTGATCATTTGGTCAAAATAACGGGTGGAAAGTGTGTAACGAATTGGGGCGCCACTGAAGAAAGTGCACACAAAAATGGCACCTATGGTTACGTTTTTGTGTACAAAAAATAGTCAGCTTTTCCTGTGCTGGCCTCTTCGCGGGCACGCCTGCGAGGAGGCCAGTACAGGGGCCAATCAATCCATTGGCGGCAACCGCCGCTTGACCGGGGTCTTCTTGATGATCGCGGTATTGGTCTCAGCCAGCACATTCATGAGGTCGAGCAGCGTGTCCAGCTGCTCCATCGAGCGCACATGCAGTCGGGCGACGAAGCAGTCTTCGCCAATGACCTTGTCGCATTCGGTGAACTCAGGGATGGCAATGATCTGGCGCTCCACTTCTTGCAGCTTCCCCGGTAGCGGACGGATGCGCACGATCGCCTGCAACTGGTAGCCAAAGGCGCGCGGGTCGACCTCCACGGTGTAGCCGCGCAGCACGCCACGCTCTTCCAGCCGGCGCAGGCGCTCGCTGACGCTGGGTGCGGACAGCCCGCTGACCTGCGCCAGCGCCTTGAGCGAGCGGCGCGAGTCCTCCATCAGTGCGTTGATCAATAATTGGTCAATGGCATCGGTCATGCTCACCTCATCAGGTAATTCGTGTTATTTGCCTTGATAGTAAAGGCAGACCCACGAATATGCCTTGGTTATCCGCTGGATGGCCAGCCTGCAGCCTTTGCATACTGTTGCCATTATCAAAGGGAGGTTTGAGATGGACAGTTCATTGCGCCGTGGCTCGCTGGAGATGGTCGCCGCCATGCTGATTTCCGGGACCATTGGCTGGTTCGTGCTGGTGTCCGGCCAGCCGGTGCTGGATGTGGTGTTCTGGCGCTGCGTGTTCGGTGCCGTGACCTTGCTGGCGATTTGCGCCGCGTTTGGCTTTCTGCGCCCAGGTGTAATCAGCCGCACGGCATTTTTGCTGGCGATTGCCAGTGGGGTGGCCATTGTCGGCAACTGGCTGCTTTTGTTTGCCTCGTACGCGCGGGCGTCGATTGCCATCGGCACGGCGGTTTACAACGTGCAGCCATTCATTCTGGTGGGGCTGGCGGCGCTGTTTCTGGGCGAAAAGATCACCTTGGCCAAGGTGACCTGGCTGAGTGTGGCGTTCCTAGGCATGCTGGCCATCGTCAGTGCCCATGGCGCTGGGCAAAGTAATGGCGAGGACTATCTGCTGGGGGTTGCCCTGGCGCTGGGGGCGGCATTCCTGTATGCAATCGCGGCGTTGATCATCAAGCGCCTGAGTGGCACGCCCCCGCACCTGATAGCGCTGATTCAGGTAACCACGGGTGTATTGCTGCTGGCGCCGTGGGTCACGCTTGGCGGGTTGCCG from Pseudomonas putida encodes the following:
- a CDS encoding Asp/Glu/hydantoin racemase yields the protein MRILIANVNTTEAITHAIAEQARAVAAPGTEIVGLTPWFGAESVEGNFESYLAAIAVMDRVLAFEGPYDAVIQAGYGEHGREGLQELLNVPVVDITDAAASTAMYLGHAYSVVTTLDRTVPLIEDRLKLSGLYDRCASVRASGLAVLELEADPLRAVEAIVGQAERAVRDDKAEVICLGCGGMAGLDEQIRQRTGVPVVDGVSAAVTIAESLVRMGLSTSKVRTYATPRTKKVVGWPMRFGR
- a CDS encoding NCS1 family nucleobase:cation symporter-1, whose translation is MSSSLDLAPEQSVASTHPSSTLAGHQPDLVLSPRLHNRDLAPTRMEGRRWGGYSIFALWTNDVHNIANYSFAMGLFALGLGGWQILLSLAIGAALVYFFMNLSGYMGQKTGVPFPVISRIAFGIHGAQIPALIRAVIAIAWFGIQTYLASVVLRVLLTAVWPQLAAYDHDSILGLSSLGWVCFVSIWLVQLVILAYGMEMVRRYEAFAGPVILLTVAALAVFMYFKADARIAWSVATPLTGYEMWRNIFAGGALWLAIYGTLVLNFCDFARSSPCRKTIRVGNFWGLPVNILVFAVITVVLCGAQFQINGHIIDSPTQIVAAIPSTPFLVLGCLAFLIVTVAVNIMANFVAPAFVLSNLAPRHLNFRRAGLISATLAVLILPWNLYNSPLVIVYFLSGLGALLGPLYGVIMSDYWLLRKGCINVPELYTEHPAGAYHYSKGINLRAVAAFVPAALLAIVLALVPNFQGIAPFSWLIGAGIAAALYLLIAPRNRHYHDVSGECIAVDHSGH
- a CDS encoding AsnC family transcriptional regulator, which codes for MTDAIDQLLINALMEDSRRSLKALAQVSGLSAPSVSERLRRLEERGVLRGYTVEVDPRAFGYQLQAIVRIRPLPGKLQEVERQIIAIPEFTECDKVIGEDCFVARLHVRSMEQLDTLLDLMNVLAETNTAIIKKTPVKRRLPPMD
- a CDS encoding EamA family transporter, which gives rise to MDSSLRRGSLEMVAAMLISGTIGWFVLVSGQPVLDVVFWRCVFGAVTLLAICAAFGFLRPGVISRTAFLLAIASGVAIVGNWLLLFASYARASIAIGTAVYNVQPFILVGLAALFLGEKITLAKVTWLSVAFLGMLAIVSAHGAGQSNGEDYLLGVALALGAAFLYAIAALIIKRLSGTPPHLIALIQVTTGVLLLAPWVTLGGLPVEMPALASLLTLGMVHTGLMYVLLYSAIQRLPTALTGALSFIYPIAAILVDWVAFGHRLAPLQWLGVGLILLAAAGMQQGWWFRSARHPVGAGLPAKRPAR